In Pleomorphomonas sp. T1.2MG-36, one genomic interval encodes:
- a CDS encoding aldose 1-epimerase family protein: MDDIIFTLTDTAGGLEVADWSVTSGELGLKGDTPFEIVKRTLHGGRQEGSTLVTIRAGRLAVTVIPTRGMGILKASLDGVDFGWASPIDEVVHPSFIRLGERNGLGWLEGFNELMVRCGYEWTGHPMVDGDKVYTLHGRAGNTPASKVEVRISREAPHRITLCGLIKEKAFKNVEFETFTELTVVPGDTGFSLDDRLVNRADYAHSYEVIYHTNVGRPVLEEGARVVGPFTHVTPFNDAAKPDLASWDLYRGPTRDFDEMLYACELAAGADGRTEVALINATETLGFSVTYHVEEMPAFTLWKNTDTDRQGYVTGLEPGSNYPYPLPVERAAGRLKTLEPGGEARFRIRFDLLTGTSAVTACAARIDKLKAGVGVTVHNEPILRSQTKA; encoded by the coding sequence ATGGATGACATCATCTTCACGCTGACCGACACGGCCGGCGGGCTTGAGGTTGCCGATTGGTCGGTCACCTCCGGCGAGCTCGGTCTCAAGGGCGACACGCCTTTCGAGATCGTCAAGAGGACGCTGCACGGCGGCCGGCAGGAGGGCAGCACGCTCGTCACCATTCGGGCCGGACGCCTCGCGGTGACCGTCATCCCGACGCGCGGCATGGGCATCCTGAAGGCGAGCCTCGACGGCGTCGACTTCGGCTGGGCGTCGCCGATCGACGAGGTCGTGCATCCCTCGTTCATCCGCCTCGGCGAGCGCAATGGCCTCGGTTGGCTCGAAGGCTTCAACGAGCTGATGGTGCGCTGCGGCTACGAGTGGACCGGCCACCCGATGGTCGACGGCGACAAGGTCTATACGCTGCACGGCCGGGCCGGCAACACGCCGGCCTCCAAGGTCGAGGTGCGCATTTCGCGTGAGGCGCCTCATCGCATCACGCTGTGCGGGCTCATCAAGGAGAAGGCATTCAAGAACGTCGAGTTCGAGACCTTCACCGAATTGACCGTCGTGCCAGGCGACACCGGGTTCTCGCTCGACGACCGGTTGGTCAACCGCGCCGACTATGCCCACTCCTACGAGGTGATCTACCACACCAACGTCGGGCGTCCGGTGCTGGAGGAAGGCGCCCGCGTCGTCGGGCCGTTCACCCACGTCACCCCGTTCAACGACGCCGCCAAGCCCGACCTCGCGAGCTGGGACCTCTATCGCGGTCCGACGCGCGATTTCGACGAGATGCTCTATGCCTGCGAGCTTGCGGCCGGTGCCGACGGCCGCACCGAGGTGGCACTGATCAATGCCACGGAAACGCTTGGCTTCTCGGTGACCTACCATGTCGAGGAAATGCCGGCCTTCACGCTCTGGAAGAACACCGACACCGACAGGCAGGGCTATGTGACCGGGCTGGAGCCGGGCTCCAACTACCCATATCCGCTGCCGGTCGAGCGGGCCGCCGGCCGGCTCAAGACGCTGGAGCCGGGCGGAGAAGCCCGCTTCCGCATTCGTTTCGATCTCCTGACCGGCACGTCCGCCGTCACGGCCTGCGCCGCCCGCATCGACAAGCTCAAGGCTGGCGTTGGCGTGACCGTGCACAACGAACCTATCCTGCGCAGCCAGACAAAAGCCTGA
- a CDS encoding LacI family DNA-binding transcriptional regulator, with amino-acid sequence MEEFSDYVGLSRPTVSRYFNDPNSVRRQTREAIEKAIKESGFRPNLFAVNLNRRRTNILGIIIPNSTDVFYMALTRRVEVLAEEAGYLAFVLSSDGKPKLEERAIETFKAMNVAGAVIAPLGVQSHLEKLARLGASIPLIYVDSQLDAASAFVGTDNRQSFRLIVDYLSRSGDAPCYFGMPSVNRNAGERREAYRLAMEALKLEPRYVATLPDTSWDFERFGFTETCRILAEGGFPTRTVLCANDRIAFGVLAAAYQAGLKVGRGDDCDLRIAGHDDHPLSRYTCPPLTTVAQNYNEIGRIAVELLLHKINARFDEDVEPRPNERVLLNAEIMLRTSA; translated from the coding sequence ATGGAAGAGTTCTCCGACTACGTCGGTCTGTCGCGTCCAACCGTTTCCCGCTATTTCAACGACCCCAACTCCGTCCGGCGCCAGACGCGTGAAGCCATCGAGAAGGCGATCAAGGAATCCGGTTTTCGGCCGAACCTGTTCGCAGTGAACCTCAATCGCCGGCGCACCAACATCCTCGGCATCATCATCCCCAACTCGACCGACGTGTTCTACATGGCGCTGACGAGGCGCGTCGAGGTTCTGGCCGAGGAAGCCGGCTATCTTGCCTTCGTTCTCTCGTCCGATGGCAAGCCGAAGCTCGAGGAACGGGCGATCGAGACCTTCAAGGCAATGAACGTCGCCGGCGCCGTCATCGCGCCGCTCGGCGTGCAGTCCCATCTCGAGAAGTTGGCCCGGCTGGGTGCCAGCATCCCGCTCATCTACGTCGACTCGCAGCTCGACGCCGCCTCGGCCTTCGTCGGCACCGACAACCGTCAGAGCTTCCGTCTCATCGTCGACTATCTGTCGCGCTCGGGCGACGCGCCCTGCTATTTCGGCATGCCCTCGGTCAACCGCAATGCCGGCGAGCGTCGGGAAGCCTATCGTCTGGCGATGGAGGCCCTGAAGCTGGAGCCGCGCTACGTGGCGACGCTGCCGGACACCTCCTGGGACTTCGAGCGCTTCGGCTTCACCGAGACGTGCCGCATTCTGGCAGAGGGCGGTTTTCCCACGCGAACGGTACTCTGCGCCAACGACCGTATCGCCTTCGGCGTTCTCGCCGCCGCCTATCAGGCCGGCCTCAAGGTCGGGCGGGGCGACGATTGCGACCTGCGTATCGCCGGACACGACGACCATCCGCTGTCGCGCTACACCTGCCCGCCGCTGACCACCGTCGCGCAGAACTACAACGAAATCGGCCGCATCGCCGTGGAGTTGCTGCTGCACAAGATCAATGCCCGCTTCGATGAGGACGTCGAACCCCGGCCGAACGAGCGCGTGCTGCTCAACGCCGAGATCATGCTGCGCACGTCGGCCTGA
- a CDS encoding ABC transporter permease → MSVLKSGTLSQERIVFLFAVVLFAAYAVLLDGFLAPNNLVAILRSVSVLGILAVGMGIVVIGRGIDLSMVAVMAMATAWQLAMMNAGTSPLVATAIVFAGVVAVGIINGLLIAYAEVPAVFATLATASFVFGLVRSRFIVQDAVPVPPSASFILEFGQARFAHMPIEVLMFAAAAFLSFVALRFTKFGRYVYYMGDNYQAARTMGIPVRPMIIGQYVASALIAWLAGLITAAGLQSINTRVVNSTLLYDVILVVVIGGIGLSGGKGGMRNVVIGALLIGIMLNGMTILDLPNIYQNLIKATILLVALVIDSRLNPRDEQVGQQGDI, encoded by the coding sequence ATGTCCGTTCTGAAGTCCGGAACGCTCAGCCAGGAGCGCATCGTTTTCCTGTTCGCCGTCGTATTGTTCGCCGCTTATGCCGTTCTTCTCGACGGCTTCCTGGCGCCGAACAATTTGGTGGCCATCCTGCGGTCGGTATCGGTGCTGGGCATTCTCGCCGTCGGCATGGGCATCGTGGTGATCGGCCGGGGCATTGACCTCTCGATGGTCGCGGTGATGGCCATGGCCACCGCCTGGCAGCTTGCGATGATGAACGCCGGTACGTCGCCGCTTGTCGCCACGGCCATCGTATTTGCCGGTGTGGTGGCGGTGGGCATCATCAACGGGCTGCTGATCGCCTATGCCGAAGTGCCGGCAGTGTTTGCCACGCTCGCCACCGCCAGCTTCGTGTTCGGCCTCGTCCGTTCGCGTTTCATCGTGCAGGACGCCGTGCCGGTGCCGCCGTCGGCTTCATTCATCCTGGAGTTCGGACAGGCACGGTTCGCGCACATGCCGATCGAAGTGTTGATGTTCGCCGCTGCCGCCTTCCTGAGCTTTGTCGCGCTACGTTTCACCAAGTTCGGCCGTTACGTCTACTATATGGGCGACAACTATCAGGCGGCCCGCACCATGGGCATCCCGGTGCGGCCGATGATCATCGGCCAGTATGTGGCATCGGCGCTGATCGCCTGGCTGGCCGGCCTGATCACCGCCGCCGGCCTGCAGTCGATCAATACCCGCGTCGTCAACTCGACGCTGCTCTATGACGTCATCCTCGTGGTGGTGATCGGTGGCATCGGCCTTTCCGGCGGCAAGGGCGGCATGCGCAACGTCGTCATCGGCGCCTTGCTGATCGGCATCATGCTCAATGGCATGACCATTCTCGACCTGCCGAACATCTACCAGAACCTGATCAAGGCTACGATCCTGCTCGTCGCCCTGGTCATCGACAGCCGCCTCAACCCGCGCGACGAACAGGTCGGGCAGCAAGGAGACATATGA
- a CDS encoding sugar ABC transporter substrate-binding protein, translated as MTIKTKLARTLAAALCLATLPAFAQETGDPGPAYVQQSLAGKKVVLIPLALGFDLAQGWNHYIGSEVRGFGGVWETRDPNWDTAAGAQAITDLISSADKPAAILVHTPDLTSYSKLFKRAQDAGIFVIQVDNRSNFASDAFVGSNWETLGELEAKAAVAACGDGSSKKIGLIQGDQVNSSSLDQYAGIAKVLKDHPDFEIVGAPDSNWDVTTARNVATTLLQQHPEVCSIIDFWDNTAAGTAAAIRDAGLQDKVKLVTTGGGEELDCKALEDGTFHAVVMTDVKGQSRDISALLKFLLQSGLKPGQAKSWIYTLETATTKADLKPGTCWSLKDVQAAEAALAK; from the coding sequence ATGACGATCAAGACAAAGCTGGCGCGGACACTTGCCGCCGCCCTCTGCCTCGCCACCCTGCCCGCGTTCGCCCAGGAAACCGGCGACCCCGGCCCGGCCTATGTCCAGCAGTCGCTGGCCGGCAAGAAGGTGGTGCTGATCCCGCTCGCGCTCGGCTTCGACCTGGCGCAGGGCTGGAACCACTATATCGGCAGCGAGGTGCGCGGCTTCGGCGGCGTCTGGGAAACCCGCGATCCCAACTGGGATACGGCGGCTGGTGCCCAGGCGATCACCGATCTGATCTCTTCGGCTGACAAGCCGGCGGCGATCCTCGTCCACACGCCCGACCTCACGTCCTATTCCAAGCTGTTCAAGCGCGCGCAAGACGCCGGCATCTTCGTGATCCAGGTCGACAACCGCTCGAACTTTGCCTCCGACGCCTTCGTCGGCTCCAACTGGGAGACACTGGGCGAACTTGAAGCCAAAGCTGCCGTCGCGGCTTGCGGCGACGGCTCGTCGAAGAAGATCGGCCTCATCCAGGGCGACCAGGTCAACTCGTCGTCGCTCGACCAGTATGCCGGCATCGCCAAGGTGCTGAAGGACCATCCCGACTTCGAGATCGTCGGCGCGCCGGACAGCAACTGGGACGTCACCACTGCCCGCAACGTCGCGACGACGCTGCTGCAGCAGCATCCGGAAGTCTGCTCGATCATCGACTTCTGGGACAACACCGCCGCCGGTACCGCCGCAGCGATCCGCGACGCCGGCCTTCAGGATAAGGTCAAACTGGTCACCACCGGCGGTGGCGAGGAGCTCGACTGCAAGGCGCTGGAAGACGGCACCTTCCACGCCGTCGTCATGACCGACGTCAAGGGACAGTCGCGCGACATCTCGGCACTGCTGAAGTTCCTGCTTCAATCCGGTCTCAAGCCGGGTCAGGCCAAGAGCTGGATCTACACGCTGGAGACCGCCACCACCAAGGCCGACCTCAAGCCCGGCACCTGCTGGAGTCTCAAGGACGTGCAGGCCGCCGAAGCTGCGCTTGCCAAGTAA